A window from Candidatus Reconcilbacillus cellulovorans encodes these proteins:
- a CDS encoding CDP-diacylglycerol--glycerol-3-phosphate 3-phosphatidyltransferase, whose translation MNVPNLFTVFRFCLIPLYLYVFFTGHPKTALGVILLAGGTDVLDGYLARRRGEATALGALLDPLADKLMMLAIVVSLLWKQWIPWQAAALVAMRDIGMILGSAIFHLRGKSTVRANWMGKLTTLCFYISIVLIFFGSPFALPLLWATIALSIVTSVIYLILVYHINRQSKKSV comes from the coding sequence TTGAACGTCCCCAATCTGTTCACCGTGTTTCGTTTTTGTCTGATCCCTCTGTACTTGTATGTTTTTTTCACCGGCCATCCGAAGACGGCGCTCGGCGTTATCCTGCTGGCCGGCGGAACGGACGTGCTGGACGGCTATCTCGCGCGGCGTCGCGGGGAAGCTACCGCGCTGGGGGCGTTGCTCGATCCGCTGGCGGACAAGCTGATGATGCTGGCGATCGTCGTGTCTTTATTGTGGAAACAGTGGATACCATGGCAAGCCGCCGCGCTGGTGGCGATGCGGGACATCGGGATGATTCTCGGTTCGGCGATTTTCCATCTGCGGGGCAAGTCGACGGTTCGGGCGAACTGGATGGGGAAGCTGACGACGCTTTGTTTTTATATTTCGATTGTTCTTATTTTCTTCGGATCGCCATTCGCACTGCCGCTTTTGTGGGCGACGATCGCGCTTTCGATCGTGACGAGCGTTATTTATCTCATTCTGGTGTATCATATCAACCGGCAGTCAAAAAAGAGCGTATGA
- a CDS encoding NADH-quinone oxidoreductase subunit L codes for MMSTVTQWAWLIPVFPLAAFLVLIALGRASARTAVFVSTAAGAASFALAVAVAAEYVRGAEDYTYEGPVWLRLGDTALRLGFELNRLNALMIVVVATVSLLVLVYSAGYMRGDPRIGVYYAYVSLFSASMFGLVMSAHLVQLYVFWELVGLGSFLLIGFWYAKPEAKAAAKKAFVMTRIGDAGLLAAILLLFWNMPDHALDFTSLHNAFADGRSPVSEPMTTLIALLVFLGAVGKSAQLPLHTWLPDAMEGPTPISALIHAATMVAAGVYLVARMYDLFLASPEAMAIVAYIGAVTALMAATVGAVLTDIKRVLAFSTVSQLGYMMMALGAGAYAAGVFHLFTHAFFKALLFLAAGSVIHAVHTQDIREMGGLAARMRTTAATFAIGALALAGVFPLSGFWSKDAILASVLEKDVLLFAIGVTGSFVTAFYMARLFFLTFYGPRFEGGGKREPAESPAVMTVPLVALAVLSAVAGFIEWPTGWFDEWLGRPKGHESAGWPVMMLTTAVALAGIAAGWALYGSRRAPRRGPVGRTSALYRLLERKYAFDEIYEATVVRPVRTLAGWLAVLDERTVDGAVRAVAAATVAFGRFTGRLQNGQVQTYGVAVLIGLVALIAVAAGRGIWS; via the coding sequence ATCATGTCGACGGTAACGCAGTGGGCATGGCTTATACCGGTGTTTCCGCTGGCGGCGTTTCTTGTGCTGATCGCGCTCGGACGGGCGTCGGCGCGGACGGCCGTTTTCGTTTCGACGGCCGCCGGAGCCGCGTCGTTTGCGCTCGCCGTCGCGGTGGCGGCGGAATATGTGCGCGGTGCGGAAGATTATACATACGAAGGGCCGGTCTGGCTCCGGCTCGGGGATACCGCGCTTCGGCTCGGATTCGAGTTGAACCGGCTAAACGCGCTGATGATCGTCGTCGTGGCGACGGTCAGCCTGCTCGTCCTCGTCTATTCGGCCGGTTACATGCGCGGCGACCCGCGCATCGGCGTCTATTACGCGTACGTTTCGCTGTTTTCCGCGTCGATGTTCGGGCTCGTCATGTCGGCTCATCTCGTCCAGCTTTACGTGTTCTGGGAGCTGGTCGGGCTCGGGTCGTTTCTGCTGATCGGGTTCTGGTATGCGAAGCCGGAAGCGAAAGCGGCGGCAAAGAAGGCGTTCGTCATGACGCGCATCGGCGACGCAGGGCTGCTTGCGGCAATTTTGCTCCTGTTCTGGAACATGCCGGATCACGCGCTCGACTTTACGTCGCTGCACAACGCGTTCGCCGACGGGCGGTCGCCGGTGAGCGAACCGATGACGACGCTGATCGCGCTGCTTGTTTTTCTCGGCGCGGTCGGCAAGTCGGCGCAGCTGCCGCTGCATACGTGGCTTCCGGACGCGATGGAAGGTCCGACGCCGATCAGCGCGCTCATCCACGCGGCGACGATGGTGGCGGCCGGCGTTTATCTGGTGGCGAGGATGTACGACCTATTTCTGGCGTCGCCGGAGGCGATGGCCATCGTTGCGTATATCGGCGCGGTGACCGCGCTGATGGCGGCGACGGTCGGCGCGGTGCTGACGGACATCAAGCGCGTGCTGGCGTTTTCGACGGTCAGCCAGCTGGGGTACATGATGATGGCGCTCGGCGCGGGTGCATATGCGGCAGGTGTCTTTCATCTGTTTACGCACGCGTTTTTCAAGGCGCTCCTGTTTTTGGCGGCCGGCAGCGTCATTCATGCGGTGCATACGCAGGATATTCGGGAAATGGGTGGATTGGCCGCGAGGATGAGGACGACGGCGGCGACGTTCGCGATCGGTGCGCTCGCGCTGGCCGGCGTTTTTCCGCTGTCCGGGTTTTGGTCGAAAGACGCGATTTTGGCGTCGGTGCTGGAAAAAGACGTTCTTCTGTTTGCGATCGGCGTCACCGGTTCGTTCGTGACGGCGTTTTACATGGCACGGCTGTTTTTCCTGACGTTTTACGGCCCTCGTTTCGAAGGCGGCGGAAAGCGGGAACCGGCCGAGTCGCCGGCAGTCATGACGGTGCCGCTTGTCGCGCTTGCAGTGCTGTCGGCCGTCGCCGGGTTCATCGAATGGCCAACGGGATGGTTCGATGAATGGCTCGGGCGACCGAAAGGTCATGAAAGCGCCGGCTGGCCGGTGATGATGTTGACGACTGCCGTTGCTTTGGCGGGGATTGCGGCCGGATGGGCACTGTACGGTTCTCGGCGGGCGCCGCGGCGGGGGCCTGTCGGAAGAACGTCGGCATTGTACCGGCTGCTGGAACGCAAGTATGCGTTCGACGAGATCTACGAAGCGACGGTCGTGCGGCCGGTGCGGACCCTCGCCGGGTGGCTTGCGGTGCTGGACGAGCGGACGGTCGACGGAGCGGTTCGCGCCGTTGCCGCGGCAACCGTTGCGTTCGGCCGTTTTACCGGTCGGCTTCAGAACGGGCAAGTCCAGACATACGGCGTCGCCGTGCTGATCGGACTCGTCGCGCTGATCGCTGTCGCGGCGGGGAGGGGGATCTGGTCATGA
- a CDS encoding NADH-quinone oxidoreductase subunit H, producing MMGGYAAAIGTGVLMLVLVLGFVTYAIYFERKVIGWMQARVGPNRVGPFGLLQTVADVLKLLLKEDTVPERADRGLFRLAPVLAFVPAFASIAVLPFSERLGLADLDVGFLYYAALSSLTTIAIVIGGWASNNKYSLIGGMRSAAQMISYEIPLVLSVVGVVLLSGSLNLRTIVEAQAGWFWNWNIFPQILGFAIFLVAAISELNRTPFDLPEAESELVAGYHVEYSGFRFAFFMLAEYVYVFAIAALTTVLFLGGWHPPFPVLAFVPGIVWFTLKAAAVVFFLFWLRATLPRVRSDQLMEIGWKVLLPLALANVFLTAFAMEIRKAVWG from the coding sequence ATGATGGGCGGATATGCGGCGGCGATCGGAACCGGGGTGCTGATGCTGGTTCTTGTGCTCGGTTTCGTCACCTACGCGATTTATTTCGAGCGCAAAGTGATCGGCTGGATGCAGGCAAGAGTCGGCCCGAACCGCGTCGGGCCGTTCGGACTGCTGCAGACGGTGGCGGACGTGCTGAAGTTGCTGCTGAAGGAAGACACGGTGCCGGAACGCGCCGATCGCGGTCTGTTCAGGCTTGCTCCGGTGCTGGCGTTCGTGCCGGCGTTCGCTTCGATCGCGGTGTTGCCGTTTTCGGAACGGCTCGGCCTGGCCGACCTCGACGTCGGGTTTCTGTATTACGCCGCGCTGTCCAGCCTGACGACGATCGCGATCGTCATCGGCGGCTGGGCGTCGAACAACAAATATTCCTTGATCGGCGGCATGCGTTCGGCGGCGCAGATGATCAGTTACGAAATTCCGCTCGTGCTGTCGGTCGTCGGCGTCGTGTTGTTGAGCGGCAGCCTCAATTTGCGGACGATCGTCGAGGCGCAGGCCGGCTGGTTTTGGAATTGGAATATTTTTCCACAGATTTTAGGGTTCGCAATTTTTCTCGTCGCGGCGATTTCGGAGTTGAACCGGACGCCGTTTGACCTGCCGGAAGCGGAGTCCGAGCTCGTTGCGGGTTATCATGTGGAGTACAGCGGTTTTCGATTCGCCTTTTTCATGCTGGCGGAGTACGTCTACGTGTTCGCGATCGCCGCGTTGACGACGGTGCTGTTTCTCGGCGGTTGGCATCCGCCGTTTCCGGTGTTGGCTTTCGTGCCGGGCATCGTCTGGTTTACGCTGAAAGCGGCGGCGGTCGTGTTCTTCCTGTTCTGGTTGAGGGCGACGTTGCCGCGAGTCCGTTCGGACCAGCTGATGGAGATCGGCTGGAAGGTGTTGTTGCCGCTCGCGCTCGCCAACGTCTTTTTGACCGCGTTCGCCATGGAGATCCGCAAAGCGGTCTGGGGGTGA
- a CDS encoding NADH-quinone oxidoreductase subunit I codes for MKGIVKGLGVTLRGIAGKKVTYRYPDAPIRMPDRFRGIQHVIPEKCIVCFQCQRICPTECITLTGKPNPDPEKKGKVLDTFDINFELCILCDLCTEVCPTEAIVMTGNFELAAYSRDELFKDLRWLHDNDTNVRQENHPAGAAPRGGAAKG; via the coding sequence ATGAAAGGGATCGTCAAAGGTCTCGGCGTGACGCTGCGGGGAATCGCCGGCAAAAAAGTGACGTACCGATATCCGGATGCACCGATCCGTATGCCGGACCGGTTTCGCGGCATTCAGCACGTCATTCCCGAAAAATGTATCGTCTGTTTCCAATGTCAGCGTATTTGCCCGACCGAGTGCATCACGTTGACCGGTAAGCCGAATCCGGACCCGGAAAAAAAGGGCAAGGTACTCGACACGTTCGATATCAATTTCGAGCTGTGCATTTTATGCGACCTGTGCACGGAAGTTTGCCCGACGGAGGCGATCGTGATGACCGGCAATTTCGAACTGGCGGCCTACAGCCGCGACGAATTGTTCAAGGATTTGCGCTGGCTGCACGACAACGACACAAACGTCCGCCAGGAAAATCACCCGGCGGGCGCGGCGCCGCGCGGGGGGGCGGCGAAGGGATGA
- a CDS encoding stage II sporulation protein D produces MLEPMQWKKAIVGLGIAAFVGTVASGWLPRPVATDRMPVSGGPSAESAADLQVSQGPTISVWFSNRGELAALPLEQYVLGVVAAEMPAEFALEALKAQAIAARTYAARRLFYPEERSEDARRNGADVTDTVRDQAFVPRTFGDGGVYERAVKETAGLVLTYGGRPAVASYFSTSNGYTEDSEEYWGTSFPYLKSVPSPWDRRLSPAFKQTVRMAKVEVARRLGLTGPFSVAGRDAPKVLERTAGGRIKRIQLGGKMFTGREVREKLGLASADFAWRDAGQWIEWTTYGSGHGVGMSQWGAQGMALEGKSAFEILAYFYRGTQVSRV; encoded by the coding sequence ATGCTGGAACCGATGCAGTGGAAGAAGGCGATCGTCGGCCTCGGAATTGCGGCGTTTGTCGGGACGGTAGCGTCGGGCTGGCTGCCGAGGCCCGTCGCGACAGACCGGATGCCGGTTTCCGGCGGACCGTCTGCGGAATCGGCTGCGGACCTGCAGGTCTCGCAAGGACCGACGATTTCGGTCTGGTTTTCGAACCGGGGCGAGCTGGCCGCATTGCCGCTCGAGCAGTACGTCCTCGGCGTCGTCGCGGCGGAGATGCCGGCCGAGTTCGCATTGGAAGCGCTCAAGGCGCAGGCGATCGCGGCCAGAACGTACGCGGCGCGGCGACTTTTCTATCCGGAAGAGCGGAGCGAGGACGCGAGGCGAAACGGAGCGGACGTAACCGACACGGTCCGCGACCAGGCGTTTGTACCCCGAACGTTCGGCGACGGCGGCGTTTACGAACGGGCGGTGAAAGAAACCGCAGGACTTGTGCTGACGTACGGAGGCCGCCCGGCGGTGGCTTCCTATTTTTCAACAAGCAATGGATATACGGAAGATTCGGAAGAATATTGGGGAACGTCTTTTCCTTATCTGAAAAGTGTTCCAAGTCCGTGGGACCGGCGTCTCTCCCCGGCGTTCAAACAAACTGTGCGCATGGCGAAAGTTGAGGTCGCCCGCAGGCTCGGCCTGACCGGTCCGTTTAGCGTTGCCGGCCGGGACGCGCCGAAAGTGCTGGAACGGACGGCCGGCGGACGGATCAAGCGGATCCAGCTCGGCGGAAAAATGTTTACCGGCCGCGAAGTCCGCGAAAAACTCGGCCTCGCTTCCGCCGATTTCGCTTGGCGCGACGCAGGCCAATGGATCGAATGGACGACGTACGGCAGCGGCCACGGCGTCGGCATGAGTCAGTGGGGCGCGCAGGGTATGGCGCTTGAAGGCAAGTCGGCGTTCGAGATTCTGGCATACTTTTATCGCGGAACACAAGTTTCCCGCGTATAA
- a CDS encoding flagellar basal body rod protein: protein MLRGLYTAAAGMLAEQRRHQIVTNNVANLNTPGFKQSNAVLRSFPEMLIHAVGGNAVPAARPIGRLNTAVIAEENLHVWAQGDLEETGRPLDFALVSDIPVDGVRFGAYGIGVDETGARVFQPQAFFAVRNADGELRLTRNGRFVAGTGGRLTTPEGFEVLGRDGRPIVLPPGADVSQWRVTPDGRFVDASGAPVTGPDGVELALGLYVAEDPHALVREGDGVFRWEGDAALLRLLDGPEPGVEVRQGYLERSNVDAAQAMVELVAALRAFEANQKVVQAYDRSLEKAVNEVGRV, encoded by the coding sequence GTGCTGCGGGGACTGTATACGGCGGCCGCCGGTATGTTGGCCGAACAGCGGCGGCACCAGATCGTCACGAACAATGTCGCCAATCTCAACACGCCCGGCTTTAAACAGTCGAATGCCGTCCTGCGCTCGTTTCCGGAGATGTTGATTCACGCCGTCGGCGGAAACGCCGTACCCGCGGCCAGGCCGATCGGCAGATTGAACACGGCCGTCATCGCCGAGGAAAACCTGCATGTCTGGGCACAGGGCGACCTGGAGGAGACCGGTCGTCCGCTCGACTTCGCGCTGGTATCCGACATTCCGGTCGACGGCGTGCGGTTCGGCGCTTACGGTATCGGCGTCGATGAAACGGGCGCGCGCGTATTTCAGCCGCAGGCGTTTTTCGCCGTGCGCAACGCAGACGGGGAATTGCGCTTGACGCGGAACGGACGTTTCGTCGCCGGTACGGGAGGCAGGCTGACGACGCCGGAAGGGTTCGAGGTGCTCGGCCGGGACGGGCGGCCGATCGTTTTGCCGCCGGGAGCGGATGTTTCACAATGGCGCGTGACGCCCGACGGCCGTTTCGTCGACGCTTCCGGCGCGCCGGTGACGGGGCCGGACGGTGTCGAGCTCGCGCTCGGCCTGTATGTGGCGGAAGATCCGCATGCTCTCGTCCGAGAAGGCGACGGCGTGTTCCGCTGGGAAGGCGACGCCGCCTTGCTCCGGCTGCTCGACGGGCCGGAACCCGGCGTTGAAGTGCGGCAAGGCTACCTGGAACGTTCAAACGTGGACGCTGCGCAGGCGATGGTCGAACTGGTCGCGGCGCTGCGGGCGTTCGAGGCGAACCAGAAAGTCGTCCAGGCGTACGACCGCAGCCTGGAAAAGGCGGTCAACGAAGTCGGCCGCGTCTAG
- a CDS encoding sporulation transcriptional regulator SpoIIID, with the protein MHDYIRERTIKIGRSLVETRQTVRHIAKEFGVSKSTVHKDLTERLPEINPDLAHQVKMILEYHKSIRHLRGGEATKIKYKRSRQNETSSSSSPTPPSPPDSLVGLRS; encoded by the coding sequence TTGCACGATTATATCCGAGAACGTACCATCAAAATCGGCCGCAGCCTGGTCGAGACGCGCCAAACGGTACGCCACATCGCCAAGGAATTCGGCGTTTCCAAAAGCACGGTGCACAAAGATTTAACAGAGAGGCTTCCCGAAATCAACCCCGATCTGGCGCATCAAGTCAAGATGATCCTCGAATACCACAAATCGATCCGGCATCTTCGCGGCGGGGAAGCGACCAAAATCAAATACAAGCGGTCCCGCCAAAACGAGACTTCTTCCTCATCGTCCCCGACTCCACCCTCGCCACCGGACTCGCTGGTCGGTCTCCGTTCTTGA
- a CDS encoding 3-hydroxyacyl-[acyl-carrier-protein] dehydratase FabZ, which yields MWDAARIQDVIPHRYPFLLVDRIVEVEPGVRAVGLKNVTVNEPYFAGHFPGYPVMPGVLIVEALAQVGAFAILSKDENRGKLALFAGIDAFRFRGKVVPGDTLRLELTIGRLKGTIGVGEAKATVGERLVAEGRLMFALADREVEK from the coding sequence ATGTGGGACGCCGCCCGCATTCAGGACGTCATTCCGCATCGATATCCGTTCTTGTTGGTCGACCGCATCGTGGAGGTGGAACCCGGCGTCCGTGCGGTCGGACTGAAAAACGTCACGGTGAACGAGCCGTATTTTGCGGGGCATTTTCCCGGCTATCCGGTCATGCCCGGCGTGCTGATCGTGGAGGCGTTGGCGCAGGTCGGGGCGTTCGCCATCCTGAGCAAGGACGAAAATCGCGGCAAGCTCGCGCTGTTTGCGGGCATCGATGCTTTTCGGTTTCGCGGCAAGGTTGTTCCCGGCGATACGCTCCGGCTCGAGCTGACGATCGGCCGACTGAAGGGAACGATCGGCGTCGGGGAGGCGAAAGCGACGGTCGGAGAGCGGCTGGTCGCCGAAGGCCGGCTTATGTTCGCGCTGGCCGATCGAGAGGTGGAAAAATGA
- a CDS encoding NADH-quinone oxidoreductase subunit K: MTATSPYLTLAAVLFCIGLYGALTKRSAVMVLLSIELMLNAVNLNLVAFSAGGWLPSLAGQTFALFNIAVAAAEAAVGIAILIAFFRSRGSSEITDMTTVGGGRRRGRAQ; the protein is encoded by the coding sequence ATGACGGCGACGTCTCCGTATCTGACGCTGGCCGCTGTTCTGTTCTGCATCGGCTTGTACGGCGCGCTGACGAAGCGGAGCGCGGTCATGGTGCTGTTGTCGATCGAGCTGATGCTGAACGCTGTGAACCTGAATCTGGTGGCGTTTTCCGCCGGGGGCTGGCTGCCGTCGCTGGCCGGGCAGACGTTCGCGCTGTTCAACATCGCCGTCGCGGCCGCGGAGGCGGCCGTCGGCATCGCGATTCTGATCGCGTTTTTCCGGTCGCGCGGATCTTCTGAGATTACCGACATGACGACGGTCGGAGGCGGCCGTCGGCGCGGCCGGGCGCAGTGA
- a CDS encoding rod shape-determining protein, with the protein MSLFSKDIGIDLGTANVLIYVKGRGIVLNEPSVVAIEQETRRVLAVGEEARRMVGRTPGNIVAIRPLRDGVIADFEITEMMLKSFIGKVGGRSWFSRPRILICAPTNITSVEQKAIREAAERCGAREVLLEEEPKAAAIGAGMDIFQPCGHMVIDIGGGTTDIAVLSMGDVVTSSSVRVAGDKFDEAISKYIRNKYKLLIGERTSEDVKIRIGTVLEGGRSDEMEIRGRDMVSGLPMTVTVCSEEIREALWEPVSAIVSAAKSVLERTPPELAADIIDRGIMLTGGGALLHGLDKLLANELQVPVVVADDPMGCVAKGTGIMLDHLDMVKAAKVKSR; encoded by the coding sequence ATGTCGCTTTTTTCCAAAGACATCGGGATCGACTTGGGAACTGCCAATGTGCTGATTTATGTCAAGGGGCGCGGCATCGTGCTCAACGAGCCGTCGGTGGTGGCGATCGAGCAGGAGACGAGACGCGTGCTTGCGGTCGGTGAGGAGGCCCGCCGAATGGTCGGGCGGACGCCGGGCAACATCGTCGCCATTCGGCCGCTGCGCGACGGCGTCATCGCGGATTTCGAGATTACGGAAATGATGTTGAAATCGTTCATCGGCAAAGTCGGCGGCCGGTCGTGGTTCAGCCGTCCCCGCATTCTGATCTGCGCGCCGACCAACATCACGTCCGTGGAACAGAAAGCCATCCGCGAAGCCGCCGAGCGGTGCGGGGCGCGGGAAGTCCTGCTGGAGGAAGAGCCGAAAGCCGCCGCGATCGGCGCGGGCATGGACATTTTCCAGCCGTGCGGCCATATGGTGATCGACATCGGCGGGGGAACGACGGACATCGCCGTCCTTTCGATGGGCGACGTCGTGACCTCCTCTTCTGTTCGCGTCGCGGGGGACAAGTTCGACGAAGCGATTTCCAAGTATATTCGTAACAAGTATAAATTGTTGATCGGAGAAAGGACAAGCGAAGACGTTAAAATCCGAATCGGCACGGTTCTAGAAGGCGGCCGGTCGGACGAAATGGAGATCCGAGGGAGGGACATGGTGTCCGGACTGCCGATGACGGTGACGGTCTGCTCGGAAGAAATCCGCGAGGCGCTCTGGGAACCGGTCTCGGCGATCGTTTCGGCGGCCAAATCGGTGCTGGAGCGGACGCCGCCCGAGCTTGCGGCCGATATCATCGATCGCGGTATTATGCTGACCGGCGGCGGTGCGTTGCTTCACGGCCTGGACAAGTTGTTGGCGAACGAGCTGCAGGTGCCCGTCGTCGTGGCGGACGATCCGATGGGCTGTGTCGCCAAAGGAACGGGTATCATGCTTGATCATCTGGATATGGTGAAGGCTGCCAAGGTGAAGTCGCGATAG
- a CDS encoding NADH dehydrogenase (Catalyzes the transfer of electrons from NADH to quinone) — protein MVRTEELLLNVGPQHPSTHGVFRCIIKLDGEIITEATPVIGYLHRGTEKLAENLNYTQIIPYTDRLDYVSAMTNNYVYVHTVEKLLGVEIPERAEYLRLIVMELQRIASHLVWWGTYLLDLGAMSPFLYAFREREMIIDLFNELCGARLTYSYMRVGGVKWDAPPGWIEKVRDFIPYMRKRLEEYDALVTGNEIFINRLKGVGAYDAKTAIEYGLSGPNLRCTGVKWDLRKDQPYSIYDRFEFDVPVGQNGDCYDRYRVRLAEIRESLRILEQAVASFPSGGDIMGKVPRVLRVPEGEAYGAIESPRGEIGCYIISKGKDKPFRLKFRRPSFVNLQILPKLLVGQPVANLIAILGGIDIVLGEVDG, from the coding sequence ATGGTCCGAACGGAAGAGCTGCTGTTGAACGTGGGGCCGCAGCATCCGAGCACGCACGGGGTATTCCGCTGCATCATCAAGCTGGACGGCGAAATCATTACGGAAGCGACGCCGGTCATCGGATATTTACACCGCGGAACCGAAAAATTGGCGGAAAATTTGAATTATACGCAGATCATCCCGTACACCGACCGGCTGGACTACGTCTCCGCGATGACGAACAATTACGTATACGTCCACACGGTCGAAAAACTGCTCGGCGTCGAAATACCGGAACGTGCGGAGTATTTACGGCTGATCGTGATGGAGCTGCAGCGGATTGCCAGCCACCTCGTCTGGTGGGGAACGTATTTGCTCGATCTCGGGGCGATGAGCCCGTTTTTGTATGCGTTCCGCGAACGGGAAATGATCATCGACCTGTTCAACGAATTGTGCGGAGCCCGGCTCACGTACAGCTACATGCGGGTTGGCGGCGTGAAATGGGACGCTCCGCCGGGGTGGATCGAGAAGGTGCGCGATTTTATTCCCTACATGCGGAAGCGGCTGGAGGAATACGACGCCCTGGTAACCGGCAACGAAATTTTTATCAACCGGCTCAAAGGCGTCGGCGCCTACGATGCGAAGACGGCGATCGAATACGGCTTAAGCGGCCCGAACCTTCGCTGCACGGGCGTCAAGTGGGATTTGCGCAAGGACCAGCCGTACTCGATCTACGACCGGTTCGAGTTCGACGTGCCGGTCGGACAAAACGGCGACTGCTACGATCGATACAGGGTGCGCCTGGCGGAAATTCGCGAGTCGCTGCGCATTTTGGAACAGGCGGTCGCAAGTTTTCCGTCCGGGGGCGACATTATGGGCAAGGTACCGCGGGTATTGCGCGTACCGGAAGGCGAGGCGTACGGAGCGATCGAATCGCCCCGCGGCGAAATCGGTTGCTATATCATATCAAAAGGAAAAGATAAGCCGTTTCGGCTGAAATTCCGGCGTCCGTCGTTCGTCAATCTACAGATTTTGCCCAAGCTGCTCGTCGGGCAGCCCGTCGCCAACCTGATCGCGATTTTGGGCGGTATCGACATCGTGCTCGGGGAGGTCGACGGATGA